GCCTGGCCACGGCCGCGTAGTTGCGCCGCTCCAGGTCGCCCAGGTGTTCGTCGATCACCCGCCGGACCAGCTCATCCATGCCGAAGTGCTCCGCCTGCACCCTAAGGCATTCGGCCAGATCACGCGCAGCCACACCGATAGGATCGAAACGCTGAATGAGCCTGAGCACCTCTTCGGCGTCCTCGGGGTCGAGGCCAGCCTCAGCGGCGAGCTTCGGCACGACTTCGCCCGGAGCGATGCCCTCCAACCGCAGATAGCCATCCGGATCCAAGTTGCCGATCACCAACGTGGCGAAGCGTCTCTCGTCCTCCACGAAATCGCTGAGCCGCACCTGCCAACCCAGGTGCTCGCTCAGATTCTCCGAAACCGATAGCGTGGCCTCGTAGTTGGGGTGCTGGTCGCCATCGCTCTTGCGCACGCTGGGCATCGGACCCATCAGCGAGTTGTTTTCCAGGTAGCGTTCCCAATCGAACTCTTCCGCCTTCTTATCGGAAGTCGTCTGAACGGCTTCCTCGGCCGGGGGCGAGGCCCCATCCGCTGCACGCTCCCCGCGCTCGCCATCCGATCCCTCGCCGGCCTTGGTTTCCTCGGGCTCGTCCTGGTGGTCCTCCAGAACTGGATTCTCGAGCAACTCGCCGCGCACCATGTCCACGAGCTCCATGCGCGACATCTGCAACAGCTTGATCGCCTGTTGCAGCTGGGGCGTCATCACCAGCTGCTGCGACATTCTGAGCTGTTGCTTCAGCTCCACGATGGGTCCCTGAACGACCGTGCCGGCATATTACAGTAGTATAGGCACAGGTAGACCCTGG
Above is a genomic segment from Pseudomonadota bacterium containing:
- the rpoN gene encoding RNA polymerase factor sigma-54, with the protein product MSQQLVMTPQLQQAIKLLQMSRMELVDMVRGELLENPVLEDHQDEPEETKAGEGSDGERGERAADGASPPAEEAVQTTSDKKAEEFDWERYLENNSLMGPMPSVRKSDGDQHPNYEATLSVSENLSEHLGWQVRLSDFVEDERRFATLVIGNLDPDGYLRLEGIAPGEVVPKLAAEAGLDPEDAEEVLRLIQRFDPIGVAARDLAECLRVQAEHFGMDELVRRVIDEHLGDLERRNYAAVARRLDIALEEVYDIAQVIAELEPRPARNYSSEEPRYIVPDVHVHKVGNEYHVVANDDGMPRLKISGFYRAAMHGDPEAKEYIQNKLRSAQWLIRSIDQRRKTIERVTECIVEKQRAFFERGIEHLRPMILRDVAETLGMHESTISRVTSNKYVSTPQGLFELKFFFNSRIKRDNDADIASESVKQAIKKIVELEDSRRPHSDQKVVELLARDGIKIARRTVAKYREVLGILSSSKRKKYF